In the Colletotrichum higginsianum IMI 349063 chromosome 7 map unlocalized unitig_7, whole genome shotgun sequence genome, one interval contains:
- a CDS encoding Mitochondrial chaperone bcs1, with protein sequence MLESWVSAQAFAKDAPSSLASVDSRRGKALAHFKSDIAAKKPLRFTPWGERLSFWYKGCLLTLKYTENESALFPRKTMTVSCIGRSSKILRQLMDECRLQYLRLSEDKTSIFEHRNNGWKRTITRDIRPIDTVVMNEELKEMLLADIRSFLDPKAQVWYANRGIPYRRGYLLYGCPGTGKSSLSMSIAGCLGLDIYVLSLAGINDVQLSALFTELPQRCVVLLEDVDAVGTTRSREADTDESDSRSEASRGSSKTPGTLSLSGLLNVLDGVASQEGRVLIMTTNHIEHLDDALIRPGRVDKKIEFQLADSDVISKLFRTVFEQSEEELPDVEQRAKNNQEVQRLAIEFGLSLGRFE encoded by the exons ATGCTTGAATCATGGGTCTCTGCCCAGGCGTTCGCCAAAGACGCCCCTTCCTCGCTTGCTAGTGTTGATAGCAGGAGAGGAAAAGCCCTCGCCCATTTCAAATCCGACATCGCGGCTAAGAAACCCCTTCGTTTCACACCTTGGGGAGAACGACTGTCTTTCTGGTACAAGGGGTGTCTTCTCACTTTGAAGTACACGGAAAACGAATCCGCCTTGTTCCCGCGCAAGACGATGACGGTCTCCTGTATCGGCCGTTCTTCAAAGATCCTTCGTCAGCTTATGGACGAATGTCGACTCCAATACTTGAGACTTTCCGAGGACAAAACTTCCATCTTCGAGCATCGCAATAACGGCTGGAAAAGGACCATTACTCGAGACATCAGACCGATCGATACCGTGGTCATGAacgaggagctgaaggagaTGCTTCTTGCGGACATTCGCTCATTCCTCGACCCGAAAGCGCAAGTCTGGTACGCTAACCGAGGAATACCCTACCGGCGAGGGTACCTCTTATATGGTTGCCCTGGAACTGGAAAGTCGAGCCTCAGTATGTCCATCGCCGGCTGTTTGGGGCTGGACATCTACGTACTTAGTCTTGCCGGCATCAACGACGTGCAACTTAGTGCCTTGTTCACCGAGCTTCCTCAGCGTTGTGTCGTCTTACTTGAAGACGTCGACGCAGTCGGAACGACACGATCCCGGGAGGCCGACACTGATGAGTCCGACTCTCGATCAGAGGCATCAAGAGGTTCATCCAAGACGCCCGGGACTCTTTCGTTGTCTGGACTCTTAAatgtcctcgacggcgtggcTTCGCAGGAGGGGCGTGTTCTCATCATGACGACAAACCACATAGAGCATCTAGATGATGCTCTGATACGACCTGGCCGCGTCGACAAGAAAATCGAGTTCCAACTTGCCGATTCCGATGTGATCTCAAAGCTGTTCCGTACTGTATTTGAACAGTCAGAAGAGGAGCTGCCTGATGTGGAGCAGCGAGCCAAGAACAACCAGGAAGTTCAGCGGTTGGCGATTGAGTTT GGGCTCTCCCTCGGGCGCTTTGAGTAA
- a CDS encoding Nuclear pore protein-like protein, translating to MADEVFHTIDPNGDVLLILRSPNAPFAVWNVDKGTESLASKRIGWEQAVSESFDPPPPTDDLDGSDFATHSISTKKMKKGKKMKKKPGGRDSSLCITMASGSTSTDALSWSQNESQQLSEAEPPGPPPPDPPADPEEEPAESGKETEIKYLVSSRHLTLASTKFEAEFKGPWMEGSVKNIDGHYPINASDWDPDALLILMRVFHGQTRSVPRHIGLEMLAKIAVLVDYYDSPEVVEVFANIWIGALKNKLPTQYGRDMVLWLLISHVFQQDDVFSQMTKIAVIQSTEPLPTLELPIPSIVTDLIDWQRQEAVDFIFKTLQTLLEAFRKGSSGCSFECSSMLLGALTKEMDRHKLLNPVPKEPCTGYSILDTEKMTLTQKRSPKTEDKKENA from the exons atggccgacgaggtcttCCACACAATCGACCCCAACGGAGACGTGTTGCTCATCCTCCGCAGCCCAAACGCGCCGTTTGCGGTTTGGAATGTAGACAAGGGAACCGAATCTCTTGCGTCAAAGCGGAT AGGCTGGGAACAGGCTGTCTCGGAGTCCTTCGAccctccaccgccgacggATGATCTAGACGGATCGGATTTTGCAACCCACAGCATCTCGACGAAGAAAatgaagaaggggaagaagatgaagaagaaaccAGGGGGCCGTGATTCGTCGCTCTGCATCACCATGGCATCgggctcgacctcgacggaTGCCCTGTCCTGGTCCCAGAATGAGTCGCAGCAGCTATCAGAAGCTGAACCGcccggcccgccgcccccaGACCCGCCCGCAGACCCAGAGGAAGAGCCCGCAGAGTCAGGAAAAGAGACCGAGATCAAATATCTCGTCTCGTCGCGGCATCTTACGCTGGCATCAACCAAATTTGAAGCCGAGTTTAAAGGTCCTTGGATGGAAGGCTCCGTGAAAAACATCGACGGCCATTACCCCATCAACGCGTCGGACTGGGACCCTGATGCACTTCTAATATTGATGCGCGTCTTCCACGGGCAAACGAGAAGTGTTCCACGTCATATTGGTCTTGAGATGCTGGCAAAGATTGCTGTTCTTGTCGACTATTACGACTCTCCCGAGGTTGTTGAAGTTTTTGCAAACATTTGGATTGGTGCGCTCAAGAACAAGCTTCCCACCCAATACGGCCGAGACATGGTCCTGTGGCTCCTCATTTCACACGTTTTTCAACAAGACGACGTCTTCTCCCAAATGACCAAGATAGCGGTCATCCAAAGCACGGAGCCGTTGCCGACCTTGGAGCTTCCGATTCCGTCGATCGTAACTG ACCTGATCGACTGGCAGAGACAAGAGGCAGTCGATTTCATATTCAAGACTCTTCAGACCCTCTTGGAGGCTTTCCGTAAGGGGTCGTCTGGATGCAGCTTTGAATGTTCCAGCATGCTCCTCGGGGCCTTAACCAAGGAAATGGATAGGCACAAGTTGTTGAATCCAGTCCCGAAGGAGCCATGCACAGGGTACTCTATTCTCGACACCGAGAAGATG ACGCTGACCCAGAAACGAAGCCCCAAGACGGaagacaagaaggagaaTGCTTAG